Proteins found in one Pieris napi chromosome 11, ilPieNapi1.2, whole genome shotgun sequence genomic segment:
- the LOC125053870 gene encoding uncharacterized protein LOC125053870 — protein MWKCIGLLLFLGQCIIVTSESSETPGTRNTRDTECCPCPEGRSADLTASATTHFNDDCPCKARSADSDPAASIFTPIFRAAGPPARQIQQNDMKPLLEPEVGLASSVLQTLREATEEEYQEALARDAARNALQDDINKLVKIVVNHEPREADAEPEASNSHTVRCVDPLENNNFLGRSSLDYPSIGQTPISDRIRGINEAQNIFYRTLDKSKNAKFPDSLIYKRPLQNRLKTPLLEQDLLVSPADNLNRFVQASEDLPVTTILQGRNNLLKQLDLRHIFNLDKVTSLVPKEILSGRNIILPERINNFPSNYPENVLDVASAETENIKKCITEDKPNNSEGSVTTKILNILPTQSNDKIQAKASENLDFYDENIRDATVEESRDKFKMVFSPDNNGYKILPSSLDSKDEHPQFKTEQLTSQDNDIPSIKGSILKTLEDFREANAVMHENLKSSLDNVLQLNSARVVSDGDYNTQAVPVTLEPEVWNNKLEESPRLKHADHDALLKSSDALVLNKLDNQNQQITNLHSNRETDQRNAESETKTDIMEKDSANTDTCLVYGNSQSKNANSDLSEMKMAASEPFNTRYGFSRKSQNNIENRAKNSLNLRAPIKNVEDINLDLFDFQPFSMDQDSTRNTISSLPRLNMKSYKTRIPIPQSLDLKPVKLQKAFRKGNDVLGAVLTIKPHSEGKSNNMVSSQSRSSDNIFEHPLGMLPSFDDLRSFLEHSAKHILKFPHLSRNVGTNLASPLINIEDAADNLRTYTEDTLKNVQQSLGNTLHSVRDRERTIIGDALLNPNGLVESLSKNNLDVNEKLHDLHINLNDRLQRIFDQSRSSSNIQPLNTRYNSYPKNIPMQRKQTNTDHKLLSDRIYENRPLSKIPSNRDSNILHRKLLNPKASIQSQRIFDNSRANLPVRKVDKPITLQNTRLSKTVESNPNLQRVFQPKEYKSVPSLTEKKAAILESLTNKRPLLPILEKKLLNPTLSRSTQPNRNFLTRNTLAREQKTSPSESVYNTAPIEETARESVQVKNIDDKKFREPLSPSFLKKSFLPNIAENNFLSKVKDAVNRDTPVHSNIGDRNDVIPSPSEIVKSAKPPKENIAFNCKMVCDKA, from the exons GTTACCTCGGAATCCAGCGAAACCCCAGGCACACGTAATACCAGGGACACAGAATGCTGCCCTTGTCCAGAGGGTAGAAGTGCTGATCTCACTGCGTCAGCGACCACCCATTTCAATGATGACTGCCCGTGCAAGGCACGAAGTGCCGATTCTGATCCTGCAGCATCAATTTTCACCCCAATCTTTCGTGCTGCTGGTCCACCAGCtag GCAAATACAACAAAATGATATGAAGCCTTTATTAGAACCGGAAGTAGGTCTTGCGTCCTCAGTACTTCAAACTTTGCGAGAAGCTACTGAAGAAGAATACCAAGAAGCACTGGCTAGAGATGCTGCCAGGAATGCTTTACaggatgatataaataaacttgtcAAAATTGTAGTGAATCATGAACCTCGAGAGGCTGATGCTGAGCCAGAAGCTTCAAACAGTCATACCGTAAGGTGTGTTGATCCTTtggaaaataataactttttggGGCGCAGCTCTCTTGATTATCCTAGTATTGGACAAACGCCGATTTCGGACAGAATACGTGGCATTAATGAAGctcagaatattttttatagaactttGGATAAATCTAAAAACGCCAAATTTCCTGACAgcctaatatataaaagaccTCTTCAAAACAGGTTAAAAACACCTCTTCTAGAACAAGATTTATTAGTTTCGCCTgctgataatttaaatagatttgTACAAGCATCTGAAGACTTACCAGTTACGACTATATTACAAGGAAGAAATAACCTACTAAAGCAATTGGATTTAagacatatatttaatttagataaagtTACATCACTCGTtcctaaagaaatattaagtggaaggaatattatattaccaGAAAGGATAAACAATTTCCCAAGTAATTACCCTGAAAATGTTTTAGATGTAGCATCGGCTGAgacagaaaatataaaaaaatgtataacggAAGATAAACCAAATAATAGTGAAGGGTCTgttacaacaaaaatattaaacattcttCCAACACAAAGCAATGATAAAATTCAAGCAAAAGCCTCagaaaatttagatttttatgatGAAAACATACGCGACGCTACAGTTGAAGAAAGTCGTGACAAGTTTAAGATGGTATTTTCACCTGACAATAACGGCTACAAGATTTTGCCAAGCTCCTTAGATAGTAAAGATGAACACCCACAATTTAAAACTGAACAGTTAACCTCACAAGATAATGATATTCCATCAATTAAGGGAAGTATTTTGAAAACTTTAGAAGACTTTAGGGAAGCAAATGCTGTCATGCATGAGAACTTAAAATCAAGTCTTGATAATGTTTTACAACTTAATTCAGCTCGTGTGGTATCAGATGGCGACTATAATACACAAGCAGTTCCTGTTACACTCGAACCTGAAGTATGGAATAATAAACTTGAAGAATCACCTAGGCTAAAACATGCCGACCACGACGCTCTTTTAAAAAGCTCTGATGCGTTAGTTTTAAACAAGTTAGATAACCAAAACCagcaaataacaaatttacatTCAAATCGAGAAACTGATCAAAGAAATGCTGAAAGTGAGACAAAAACAGATATAATGGAAAAGGACAGCGCAAATACTGATACATGTTTGGTGTATGGCAATAGCCAAAGCAAAAATGCAAACAGTGATCTGAGTGAAATGAAAATGGCTGCAAGTGAACCATTCAATACGCGATACGGATTTTCACGAAAGTCACAAAACAATATAGAAAATAGAGCCAAAAATTCTCTTAATTTAAGGGCGCCAATTAAAAATGTAGAGgatattaatttagatttatttgattttcaacCATTCTCTATGGATCAAGATAGTACAAGGAATACAATTAGTTCATTACCACGCTTAAACATGAAATCTTATAAAACTAGAATACCGATCCCTCAGTCATTGGATTTAAAACCTGTTAAGTTACAAAAAGCCTTTAGAAAGGGTAATGATGTACTGGGAGctgttttaacaattaaacCACATTCTGAAGGAAAAAGCAACAACATGGTATCATCTCAAAGTAGGAGTagtgataatatttttgaacatCCCTTGGGGATGCTACCAAGCTTTGATGATTTACGATCATTTTTAGAACATAGTGCAAAACATATACTGAAGTTCCCACACCTATCAAGAAATGTTGGAACAAATTTAGCTTCCCCGCTAATCAATATAGAAGATGCTGCAGATAACCTAAGAACATATACAGAAGATACGTTAAAAAACGTTCAACAGTCTTTAGGTAATACATTGCATAGCGTTCGGGACAGAGAACGAACTATAATAGGAGACGCTCTTCTTAACCCAAATGGCTTAGTTGAATcgttatctaaaaataatttggatGTGAACGAGAAGCTACATGACTTACACATAAATCTAAATGATAGATTACAAAGAATATTTGACCAATCTAGATCATCTTCCAACATACAGCCACTAAACACACGGTATAATTCATATCCCAAAAATATTCCAATGCAaaggaaacaaacaaatacagaCCATAAACTATTAAGTGAcagaatttatgaaaatagaCCTCTTTCTAAGATACCTTCAAATAGAGACAGTAACATTTTGCATCGGAAGCTGCTAAATCCAAAAGCCTCAATACAGAGTCAAAGAATCTTCGACAATTCACGTGCAAATCTACCTGTTAGAAAAGTAGACAAACCGATTACTTTACAGAATACACGACTTAGCAAAACGGTTGAATCAAATCCCAATTTACAAAGAGTATTTCAACCCAAGGAATATAAAAGCGTTCCTTCTCTTACAGAAAAGAAAGCAGCGATACTAGAATCGCTTACTAACAAGAGGCCTTTATTACcaattttggaaaaaaaattattaaacccAACATTATCTAGAAGCACTCAACCCAACCGTAATTTCTTAACACGAAATACACTAGCACGTGAGCAAAAAACTTCACCTAGTGAAAGTGTTTATAATACTGCACCTATAGAAGAAACAGCCAGAGAAAGTGTACAAGTCAAAAACATCgatgataaaaaatttagggaaCCACTGTCTCCatcatttttgaaaaaatcatttttaccTAACATCGCTGAAAACAACTTTTTGTCGAAGGTAAAAGACGCTGTGAACAGGGATACTCCAGTACATTCAAATATTGGAGATAGAAATGATGTAATACCATCCCCATCAGAAATTGTTAAGTCTGCTAAACCCCCAAAAGAGAATATAGCATTTAACTGTAAAATGGTTTGTGATAAggcttaa